From the genome of Flavobacterium luteolum, one region includes:
- the panD gene encoding aspartate 1-decarboxylase: MQIQVIKSKIHRVKVTGADLNYIGSITIDETLLEASNIIEGEKVSIVNINNGERFETYAIKGEKNSGEITLNGPAARKVQKDDIIIIISYATLDFEEAKTFKPWIIFPNENDNSLT; the protein is encoded by the coding sequence ATGCAAATTCAAGTTATAAAATCAAAAATTCATCGCGTTAAAGTAACGGGTGCCGATTTAAATTATATTGGCAGCATTACTATTGATGAAACTTTACTAGAGGCTTCAAATATTATTGAAGGCGAAAAAGTATCTATTGTTAACATTAATAATGGCGAACGTTTTGAAACTTACGCTATTAAAGGTGAAAAAAATTCAGGCGAAATCACTTTAAACGGTCCTGCTGCAAGAAAAGTTCAAAAAGATGATATCATCATTATCATTTCTTATGCAACCCTAGATTTTGAAGAAGCAAAAACCTTCAAACCTTGGATTATTTTCCCTAATGAAAATGACAATTCTTTAACCTAA
- a CDS encoding GNAT family N-acyltransferase, with amino-acid sequence MGLVTAKEVAKAINVEKYGVFGTFSGWILMKVLKISTLNKIYDRNKHLEDLDFLNGILDEMEIKFEIPEEDLKRLPKDGAYITISNHPLGGIDGILLLKLMLEREPNFKIIANFLLHRIVPMKKYIMPVNPFENHKDAKSSVIGIKETLRHLSDGKPLGIFPAGEVSTYKDGKLVVDKPWEEGALKLIRKAKVPVVPIYFHAKNSKLFYWLSKIDDTLRTAKLPSELLTQKDRVIKVRIGKPISVSEQNEIESFEEYSEFLRKKTYMLANPFEKDTKLIDTASLKIPKAPKKIVTAASESKLIDEVQALRDSDSRFLQSKNYEVFFASAKEIPNILHEIGRLREITFREVGEGTNESIDLDEYDQYYHHMFLWDDETKKIAGAYRMGLGSEIYPKYGIEGFYLTDLFRFEPELHDMMHKSIEMGRAFIVKEYQQKPMPLFLLWKGIIHTTLRHPEHKYLVGGVSISNQFSDFSKSLMIEFMKSNYYDPYIAQYIHPKKAYKVKLKDADKDFIFDEAESDLNKFDKIIDELEPGNLRLPVLIKKYIKQNARVVAFNVDPLFNNAIDGLMYIRIADIPESTMKPVIEEFQIELEKKLSEKED; translated from the coding sequence ATGGGTTTAGTTACCGCGAAAGAAGTTGCAAAGGCAATAAATGTTGAAAAGTACGGAGTTTTCGGTACCTTTTCTGGCTGGATTCTTATGAAGGTTCTTAAGATCTCGACCCTTAATAAAATTTACGATCGTAATAAACATTTGGAAGACCTTGACTTTTTGAATGGAATTTTGGATGAAATGGAAATTAAATTCGAAATCCCAGAAGAAGATTTAAAACGTCTGCCAAAAGATGGTGCGTATATAACCATTTCAAATCATCCGCTTGGAGGAATTGATGGAATTTTGCTTTTGAAATTAATGCTCGAAAGAGAGCCAAATTTCAAAATCATCGCCAATTTCTTGTTACACAGAATTGTTCCGATGAAAAAATATATCATGCCGGTTAATCCTTTTGAGAATCATAAGGACGCAAAATCGAGCGTAATTGGAATTAAAGAAACATTGCGCCATTTAAGCGACGGAAAACCGTTGGGTATTTTTCCTGCCGGTGAAGTTTCTACTTATAAAGATGGCAAATTAGTAGTGGATAAACCTTGGGAAGAAGGCGCGCTGAAATTAATCAGAAAAGCAAAAGTTCCTGTAGTTCCAATTTACTTTCATGCAAAAAACAGTAAATTATTCTACTGGCTTTCTAAAATTGATGATACTTTGCGTACCGCTAAATTACCTTCAGAATTGCTTACGCAAAAAGATCGTGTAATTAAAGTTCGTATTGGAAAACCAATTTCTGTAAGTGAGCAAAATGAAATAGAATCTTTTGAAGAATATTCAGAATTCTTGAGAAAGAAAACCTATATGCTGGCTAATCCGTTTGAGAAAGACACCAAACTGATTGACACGGCAAGTCTTAAAATACCAAAAGCACCTAAAAAAATCGTAACCGCTGCAAGTGAATCAAAATTGATTGATGAAGTGCAAGCATTACGCGATAGTGACAGCAGGTTTTTACAAAGCAAAAACTACGAGGTTTTCTTTGCAAGCGCAAAAGAGATTCCGAACATTTTGCATGAAATCGGTCGTTTACGCGAAATCACTTTCCGTGAAGTTGGAGAAGGAACAAATGAATCTATCGATTTAGACGAATACGACCAATATTATCACCATATGTTTTTATGGGATGATGAAACCAAGAAAATCGCTGGAGCATATCGTATGGGATTAGGTTCTGAGATTTATCCAAAATACGGAATTGAAGGTTTTTATTTGACTGATCTATTTAGGTTTGAACCAGAATTGCACGATATGATGCATAAGTCAATCGAAATGGGACGTGCTTTTATCGTGAAAGAATATCAGCAAAAACCAATGCCTTTGTTCTTATTGTGGAAAGGTATTATTCACACCACTTTACGTCATCCTGAACACAAATATTTAGTTGGCGGTGTAAGTATCAGTAATCAGTTTTCAGATTTCTCTAAATCATTGATGATTGAGTTTATGAAATCAAACTACTACGATCCGTATATTGCACAATACATTCATCCGAAAAAAGCGTACAAAGTAAAACTGAAAGACGCTGACAAAGATTTTATCTTCGATGAAGCAGAATCTGATTTGAATAAGTTTGACAAAATTATTGACGAACTAGAACCAGGAAACTTACGTTTGCCTGTTTTAATTAAGAAATACATCAAACAAAACGCAAGAGTTGTAGCTTTTAACGTTGACCCGTTATTTAATAACGCTATCGACGGTTTAATGTACATTAGAATCGCAGATATTCCAGAAAGCACTATGAAACCCGTCATCGAAGAGTTTCAGATTGAATTGGAAAAGAAATTGTCTGAAAAGGAAGATTAA
- a CDS encoding transglycosylase domain-containing protein: MNFPKQKIYKALKILGIIILVLCIGLYYFRNSLLKQAIAKVTHKMAVQYNSNFSVESASFDGLSTIKLTDVVLAPINADTLVKIKNVETSISLSNLLIGDVQVGTLKVDNGYIQLVKKGKKRNFDAFLKRDREETESNEKRKYASFAYRIISKVLNLVPTDMDLKNFKFKIDDNGKQTNIDVDKLVLSNKQLETNLHVQAKDFDQRWNIKGFADPRNKKADIRFFNLDTGAIRVPYLDQRYNLKASFDSIRLNVQNIDKSGSELHIDGYTSIANLKINHPKIASKDVVIKNARFDYRFLLGDSFISIDSTSTMQLNKIKVRPYISYDTEKDTIYTLKVDIPKMKAQDFIVSLPDGLFTHFQGMQATGNFDYKLDFKFNKNKPNTLVFDSKLNKEDLRITKYGEADLNKLNGEFVYRAIIQNVLQRPVLVGNANPNYTPLDQISPYLRKCVLTTEDPSFFSHRGFINEAFKQSILKNIRTKKFSRGASTISMQLIKNVFLTREKTLSRKLEEILLVYILENNRIVSKERMLEVYFNIIEWGPNVYGIGEASHFYFQKSPSALNVDECLYLATIIPKPRKFMYQFNDQGNLKDYAIKNQKFLKNLMFRRGLLVPEDTIGLLPVYISGNARSLIKIKVPDSTAIKTDSLAVDDEFDL; this comes from the coding sequence ATGAATTTTCCAAAACAAAAAATATATAAAGCATTAAAAATACTAGGAATAATAATTTTAGTGCTTTGCATCGGACTGTACTATTTTCGTAATTCACTTTTAAAACAGGCCATTGCAAAAGTTACCCATAAAATGGCCGTTCAGTACAACAGTAATTTTTCTGTTGAATCGGCTTCATTTGATGGTTTATCTACAATAAAATTGACAGATGTTGTTTTGGCGCCAATTAATGCTGATACGCTTGTCAAAATAAAGAATGTGGAAACCAGCATCAGCTTAAGCAATTTACTTATTGGAGATGTTCAAGTTGGAACTTTAAAAGTAGACAATGGATATATTCAATTAGTAAAAAAAGGCAAAAAACGAAATTTTGATGCTTTTCTAAAAAGAGATCGTGAAGAAACAGAATCTAACGAAAAACGCAAATATGCTTCATTTGCTTACAGAATCATTTCGAAAGTACTAAATCTAGTTCCAACCGATATGGATTTGAAAAACTTCAAATTCAAAATCGACGACAATGGAAAACAAACCAATATTGATGTAGACAAACTAGTTTTAAGCAACAAACAGCTTGAAACCAATCTTCATGTTCAGGCGAAAGATTTTGATCAGCGCTGGAACATTAAAGGATTTGCTGATCCGAGAAATAAAAAAGCTGACATTCGATTTTTTAATCTTGATACTGGAGCCATTCGCGTTCCGTATTTGGATCAGCGTTATAACTTAAAAGCAAGTTTTGATTCCATTCGATTAAATGTTCAAAACATTGACAAAAGTGGCAGCGAACTGCATATTGACGGTTATACTTCAATTGCCAATCTTAAAATCAATCATCCAAAAATTGCCAGTAAAGATGTGGTTATAAAAAATGCCCGTTTTGATTACCGCTTTTTATTGGGAGACAGTTTCATCTCAATCGACAGTACTTCAACAATGCAGTTGAATAAAATCAAAGTTCGTCCTTATATTTCTTATGATACCGAAAAGGATACGATTTATACTTTGAAGGTCGATATTCCGAAAATGAAAGCGCAAGATTTTATCGTTTCGCTTCCCGATGGATTATTTACGCATTTTCAAGGAATGCAGGCAACTGGAAATTTTGATTACAAATTGGATTTCAAATTCAATAAAAACAAACCAAATACGCTTGTTTTTGACAGTAAGCTTAATAAAGAAGATTTACGAATCACCAAATATGGAGAAGCCGATTTAAATAAACTAAACGGCGAATTTGTGTATCGTGCGATTATTCAAAATGTATTGCAAAGACCTGTTTTGGTCGGGAATGCAAATCCAAATTATACGCCTTTAGATCAGATTTCCCCTTATTTAAGAAAATGTGTTTTAACGACAGAAGATCCATCTTTCTTCTCGCATCGCGGATTCATAAACGAAGCGTTCAAACAATCGATTCTTAAAAATATTCGAACTAAGAAATTCTCTCGCGGTGCCAGCACAATCAGCATGCAGTTAATTAAGAATGTCTTTTTAACTCGTGAAAAAACGCTTTCGCGAAAGCTTGAAGAAATCCTTCTAGTTTACATTTTAGAAAACAACCGAATTGTAAGCAAAGAAAGAATGCTAGAAGTGTATTTCAATATTATTGAATGGGGACCAAATGTATATGGAATTGGCGAAGCGAGTCATTTCTATTTCCAGAAAAGTCCATCAGCTTTAAATGTAGACGAATGTTTATACTTAGCAACGATAATTCCGAAACCAAGAAAATTCATGTATCAGTTTAATGATCAAGGAAATTTGAAAGATTACGCCATTAAAAACCAGAAATTCTTGAAGAATTTGATGTTTAGAAGAGGTTTATTAGTTCCTGAAGATACAATTGGATTATTGCCGGTTTACATTTCAGGAAATGCACGTTCTTTAATCAAAATTAAAGTTCCTGACTCGACAGCTATTAAAACTGATTCTTTGGCTGTTGATGATGAATTTGATTTATAG
- a CDS encoding aldo/keto reductase: protein MKYTTLPNTDIKVSKICLGTMTFGQQNTEAEGHEQMDYALERGVNFFDTAEMYSVPASEATYGSTEKIIGTWFKKSGNRDKVVLASKIAGPNPNFGYMREKLDFSPASIKYAVENSLKRLQTDYIDLYQMHWPERKTNNFGQRAFHGHDDVWEDNFREILETFDGLIKEGKIKHIGVSNENAWGMMRLLEESKYNNLPRIKTVQNPYSLLNRLFEVNSAEVSKYENVGLLGYSPLAFGVLTGKFLTGESHPKARINLFPQYKRYNSDQCTEATKLYQEIAKKHGLTLTQLAMGFVLQQPFLTSAIIGATTMEQLKENIDTIDVVLSKQILAEIDAVQTIIPDPAP, encoded by the coding sequence ATGAAATACACTACATTACCCAACACCGATATAAAAGTTAGTAAAATATGCCTTGGAACGATGACGTTCGGGCAACAGAATACAGAAGCAGAAGGACACGAACAAATGGATTATGCTCTTGAAAGAGGCGTTAATTTTTTTGATACAGCCGAAATGTATTCGGTTCCTGCGAGTGAAGCAACTTATGGTAGCACTGAAAAAATTATTGGAACTTGGTTTAAGAAATCGGGAAATAGAGATAAGGTGGTTTTGGCTTCTAAAATTGCGGGTCCGAACCCAAATTTTGGTTATATGCGTGAGAAACTGGATTTTTCTCCAGCAAGTATTAAATATGCGGTTGAAAATAGTTTAAAAAGACTTCAAACAGACTATATCGATTTGTACCAAATGCATTGGCCAGAAAGAAAAACGAATAATTTTGGACAGCGTGCTTTTCACGGGCACGATGATGTTTGGGAAGATAATTTCAGAGAAATCTTAGAAACTTTCGACGGATTAATTAAAGAAGGTAAAATCAAACACATTGGGGTTTCAAATGAAAACGCTTGGGGAATGATGCGCCTTTTGGAAGAAAGCAAATACAACAATCTTCCAAGAATCAAAACTGTTCAAAATCCGTATTCTTTATTGAACCGTTTGTTTGAAGTGAATTCTGCAGAAGTTTCAAAATACGAAAATGTTGGTTTATTGGGATATTCGCCTTTGGCGTTCGGAGTTTTGACTGGAAAATTCTTAACTGGAGAAAGTCATCCAAAAGCGAGAATTAATCTTTTTCCGCAATACAAACGTTACAATAGCGACCAATGTACCGAAGCGACCAAATTGTATCAGGAAATTGCTAAAAAACATGGTTTGACGTTAACGCAGCTTGCAATGGGATTTGTGTTGCAACAACCATTTTTGACAAGCGCTATTATCGGAGCGACAACTATGGAACAATTAAAAGAAAACATTGACACAATTGATGTGGTTCTTTCTAAACAAATCTTAGCAGAAATTGACGCTGTTCAGACTATAATTCCAGATCCTGCGCCTTAA
- a CDS encoding alpha/beta hydrolase, with translation MKKVYLLTLLISFSSFAQKTFDNIKSEKLGEERRITIGLPASYEANKDKKYPVLYLLDGDYLFDPFSGAVSYGTYWDDIPEMIIIGIHQNKNEERYDDTTIDQNEGLPFEKGAKFFEFIGAELIPYIEKKYRTSPFRLIAGHDVTASFANFYLYKEIPLFNAYICLSPELAPKMEVRIAEKFAKVKSPIFYYLSAGEGDIKKIKEPIDKLNSNIKIANNPLVNYKYDVFKGATHYTEVLHSIPSALYQIFEVYRPINSAEYNDKIAVLQTGYAEYLEKKYATMSEVLGVQIPVRMSDFKVMENLILKRNAYDELGKMAEIGNVNYPKAMLGEYELGLMYEKMGDPKHASKKYQNASQMEPIGDLNKDLMYEKIDEMNTLAKKSK, from the coding sequence ATGAAAAAAGTTTACCTACTAACACTTTTGATTTCGTTCTCGTCGTTTGCCCAAAAAACGTTCGATAACATTAAATCAGAAAAACTGGGAGAAGAGCGCAGAATTACGATCGGACTTCCTGCTTCTTATGAAGCAAACAAAGACAAAAAATACCCTGTCCTTTATTTATTGGATGGAGATTACTTATTTGATCCATTTTCTGGAGCCGTAAGTTATGGAACCTATTGGGACGATATTCCAGAAATGATCATTATCGGGATTCATCAAAACAAAAACGAAGAACGCTATGATGACACTACAATAGATCAAAACGAAGGTTTGCCATTTGAAAAAGGCGCAAAATTTTTCGAATTTATTGGAGCTGAATTAATTCCATACATTGAAAAAAAATATCGCACCTCACCTTTCAGGCTTATCGCAGGTCATGACGTGACAGCTAGTTTTGCTAATTTTTATTTGTACAAAGAGATCCCACTTTTTAATGCATACATCTGTTTAAGCCCAGAGCTTGCCCCAAAAATGGAAGTGCGCATTGCTGAGAAGTTTGCAAAAGTAAAAAGTCCAATTTTCTATTATCTTTCTGCTGGAGAAGGCGATATTAAGAAAATTAAAGAACCAATAGATAAATTAAACAGCAATATTAAAATCGCTAATAATCCGTTAGTGAATTATAAATATGATGTATTTAAAGGCGCAACACATTATACAGAAGTATTGCATTCTATACCAAGTGCATTATACCAAATTTTTGAAGTATACAGACCTATAAATTCTGCCGAATACAACGACAAAATTGCGGTTCTTCAAACAGGTTATGCAGAATATTTAGAAAAAAAATACGCTACAATGTCTGAAGTTTTGGGAGTTCAAATTCCTGTTCGAATGAGCGATTTTAAAGTAATGGAAAATCTTATTTTAAAGAGAAACGCTTACGATGAATTGGGAAAGATGGCCGAAATTGGAAATGTGAATTATCCAAAAGCTATGTTGGGAGAATATGAATTAGGCTTGATGTACGAAAAAATGGGCGATCCTAAACATGCTTCAAAAAAATACCAAAACGCATCTCAAATGGAGCCAATTGGTGATTTGAACAAAGACTTGATGTATGAGAAAATTGACGAAATGAATACACTTGCTAAAAAAAGTAAATAA
- a CDS encoding DUF805 domain-containing protein, translated as MIEMYKKVVFENYANFNGRARRKEYWLFVLVNAIIGYGLLFGLGIISEKLALLSSLYNLAVLIPSIAVGVRRMHDVGKSGWYIIFPIYNLVLACTEGEKGPNQYGTDPKNQLEELDEIGKE; from the coding sequence ATGATTGAAATGTACAAAAAGGTAGTTTTTGAAAACTATGCAAATTTTAACGGCAGAGCAAGAAGAAAAGAATATTGGTTATTCGTTTTGGTTAATGCTATTATTGGTTATGGTTTATTGTTTGGATTAGGAATTATTTCTGAAAAACTAGCATTGTTAAGCAGCCTGTATAATTTAGCAGTTTTAATTCCTTCGATTGCAGTAGGAGTTAGAAGAATGCACGATGTAGGAAAAAGTGGCTGGTATATTATTTTCCCTATCTATAATCTGGTTTTAGCATGTACAGAGGGTGAAAAAGGACCAAATCAGTATGGTACAGATCCTAAAAATCAATTGGAAGAGCTTGATGAAATTGGAAAAGAATAA
- the panC gene encoding pantoate--beta-alanine ligase — translation MFALNFNNTSMHIFYSKAALIAYLKTIKTANSTIGFVPTMGALHQGHLALMQRSLKENNDTVVSIFVNPTQFNNPEDLAKYPRTLEEDVKKMRTLSDKIILYAPSVEDIYEGNTVSQPFDFDGLENQMEGKFRPGHFNGVGTIVKRLFEIVTPTNAYFGEKDFQQLQIVKKLVEKTELQVNIVGCPIFREENQLAMSSRNERLTAEERKDASIIYKTLTEAKEIFQNHSPQETIEFVENSFKDNKEFELEYFVIADESTLLSIDKKENDKKYRAFIAVFVNSIRLIDTISLN, via the coding sequence ATGTTTGCACTAAATTTTAATAATACCTCAATGCATATTTTCTACAGTAAAGCAGCGTTGATAGCCTATCTTAAAACTATCAAAACCGCAAATTCAACTATCGGATTTGTACCGACAATGGGCGCTTTACACCAAGGACATTTGGCTTTAATGCAACGTTCGCTTAAAGAAAACAACGATACAGTTGTAAGCATTTTTGTCAATCCAACACAATTTAACAACCCAGAAGATTTAGCAAAATATCCTAGGACACTAGAAGAAGATGTTAAGAAAATGCGTACATTAAGTGATAAAATTATTTTATACGCACCTTCTGTTGAAGATATTTATGAAGGAAATACCGTTTCGCAGCCTTTTGATTTTGACGGATTAGAAAACCAGATGGAAGGAAAATTCAGACCTGGGCATTTTAATGGTGTTGGAACAATTGTTAAAAGGCTATTCGAAATCGTGACTCCAACAAATGCCTACTTTGGAGAAAAAGATTTTCAGCAGCTTCAAATTGTCAAAAAATTAGTTGAAAAAACAGAATTGCAAGTAAATATTGTTGGATGTCCAATTTTTAGAGAAGAAAATCAGCTTGCAATGAGTTCACGTAATGAACGTTTGACAGCGGAGGAAAGAAAAGATGCATCGATAATTTATAAAACTTTAACCGAAGCAAAAGAGATTTTTCAAAATCATAGCCCGCAAGAAACAATCGAATTTGTAGAAAATTCTTTCAAAGATAATAAGGAGTTCGAACTGGAGTATTTTGTTATTGCTGATGAATCAACACTTTTATCTATCGATAAGAAAGAGAATGACAAAAAATACCGAGCATTTATAGCGGTATTTGTTAATTCTATAAGACTGATTGACACCATTTCATTAAATTAA
- a CDS encoding exodeoxyribonuclease III → MKIISYNVNGIRAAINKGFIEWLQQANPDVICLQEIKATQDQIPVDDITAAGYPFQYYYPATKKGYSGVAILSKTKPNNIVYGTGIHHMDFEGRNLRADFDDVSVMSLYLPSGTNIERLDHKFMFMDDFQNYINELKLTVPNLIICGDYNICHEAIDIHDPVRNKTVSGFLPAERAWLDAFMKSGFIDSFRHFNKDPHHYSWWSYRAGARGNNKGWRIDYNLVSNALENRLKRAVILPDAMHSDHCPILVEID, encoded by the coding sequence ATGAAAATTATTTCTTATAATGTAAATGGAATTAGAGCGGCAATAAACAAAGGGTTTATCGAGTGGCTGCAACAAGCAAATCCTGATGTAATATGCCTTCAGGAAATAAAAGCGACACAAGATCAGATACCAGTTGATGATATTACAGCAGCAGGCTATCCGTTTCAATATTACTATCCTGCAACAAAAAAAGGGTACAGCGGAGTGGCGATTCTTTCTAAAACAAAGCCAAACAATATTGTTTACGGAACAGGAATTCACCACATGGATTTTGAAGGAAGAAATCTTCGTGCAGATTTTGATGATGTTTCTGTAATGAGTTTATACCTTCCGTCTGGAACAAATATTGAAAGATTGGATCACAAATTCATGTTCATGGATGATTTTCAAAATTATATTAATGAATTGAAACTTACGGTTCCAAATCTGATAATATGCGGAGATTATAATATCTGTCATGAAGCGATTGATATTCACGACCCAGTTCGTAATAAAACGGTTTCAGGATTTCTTCCTGCAGAACGTGCTTGGCTGGATGCATTTATGAAATCTGGTTTTATTGACAGTTTCCGTCATTTTAATAAAGATCCGCACCATTATTCTTGGTGGAGTTACCGTGCGGGGGCAAGAGGAAATAACAAAGGTTGGCGTATCGATTATAATTTGGTAAGCAATGCGTTAGAAAATAGATTAAAAAGAGCCGTTATACTTCCAGACGCTATGCATTCAGATCATTGCCCTATTTTAGTCGAAATTGACTAA
- a CDS encoding OmpA family protein, which yields MIKKASIGLLALALSTTSCVSKKIYNDLETKYSDLKKENRSIADENESLKKAKNQLETDRDKLTKDLANANDDLAKQKADLAAEQKKYKVLQDSYNALEKNSNDALEKNMAKNRELLAQLEAKGKALADEQARLDKTANRLKELENMIAAKEEAMRKLKETLSKALNGFEGKGLTVEQKNGKVYVSMENKLLFNSGSWAVGAEGRKAVVELGKVLGDNPDLSVLIEGHTDDDPYAGSGPIANNWDLSTKRATAIVAILSENPKINKQKLTAAGRSEFSPLASNATPEGKAKNRRIEIILTPRLDEIAEMLNSIN from the coding sequence ATGATTAAAAAAGCCTCCATCGGATTATTGGCATTAGCCTTGTCCACAACGTCATGCGTTTCTAAGAAAATTTACAATGATCTGGAAACAAAATATTCAGATTTAAAAAAAGAAAACCGTTCTATCGCTGATGAAAACGAAAGTTTAAAGAAAGCGAAGAATCAGTTAGAAACCGATCGTGATAAATTGACTAAAGATTTAGCAAATGCTAATGATGATTTGGCAAAACAAAAAGCCGATCTAGCTGCTGAACAAAAGAAATATAAAGTGCTTCAGGATTCGTATAATGCATTGGAGAAAAACAGCAATGATGCTTTAGAGAAAAACATGGCTAAGAACCGTGAGCTTTTAGCGCAATTAGAGGCAAAAGGAAAAGCTCTTGCAGATGAACAAGCACGTTTGGATAAAACGGCTAATCGTTTGAAAGAATTGGAAAATATGATTGCAGCGAAAGAAGAGGCAATGCGCAAACTAAAAGAAACATTATCTAAAGCCTTAAATGGTTTTGAAGGTAAAGGTTTAACGGTGGAGCAGAAAAATGGAAAAGTATATGTTTCTATGGAAAACAAATTGCTTTTCAATTCAGGAAGCTGGGCTGTTGGTGCAGAAGGTAGAAAAGCCGTTGTAGAACTTGGAAAAGTTTTAGGCGATAATCCAGATCTTTCTGTTTTAATCGAAGGACATACAGACGACGATCCATACGCAGGTTCTGGGCCAATTGCAAACAACTGGGATTTATCGACTAAAAGAGCAACTGCAATTGTAGCTATTTTAAGCGAAAATCCAAAAATCAACAAACAAAAATTAACTGCTGCTGGAAGAAGTGAATTTTCTCCTTTAGCAAGCAACGCTACTCCAGAAGGAAAAGCAAAAAACCGTAGAATCGAAATTATCTTAACTCCAAGATTAGATGAGATTGCGGAGATGCTTAATAGTATTAACTAA
- the radA gene encoding DNA repair protein RadA, which translates to MSKVKTSFFCQNCGTQYAKWQGQCNACKEWNTIAEEIIQKQDKVAWKSEPTPTSKAPKPLKINEIDSTQEVRMDTTDGELNRVLGGGLVPGSLTLLGGEPGIGKSTLLLQVSLKLPYKTLYVSGEESQKQIKMRAERITPNSDNCYILTETKTQNIFKQIETIQPEVVIIDSIQTLHTDYIESTAGSISQIRETTAELIKFAKESNIPVILIGHITKDGNIAGPKILEHMVDTVLQFEGDRNHIYRILRSLKNRFGSTSELGIYEMLGSGLREVSNPSEILISHKDEELSGTAIATTLEGMRPLMIEIQSLVSTAVYGTPQRSTTGYNAKRLNMILAVLEKRAGFRLGAKDVFLNVTGGISVDDPAIDLAVVAAILSSNEDIPVGKGFCFAGEVGLSGEIRPVNRVDQRIQEAEKLGFDTIFVSKYNKIALKNTGIKIELVAKIEDVASILFG; encoded by the coding sequence ATGTCAAAAGTTAAAACTTCCTTTTTCTGCCAAAACTGCGGAACCCAATATGCCAAATGGCAAGGGCAATGTAACGCGTGCAAAGAATGGAATACGATTGCCGAAGAAATTATTCAGAAACAGGATAAAGTGGCTTGGAAAAGTGAACCTACTCCAACCAGCAAAGCGCCAAAGCCTTTAAAAATCAACGAAATTGATTCGACACAGGAAGTTCGAATGGACACAACCGACGGCGAATTGAATCGTGTTTTGGGTGGCGGACTTGTTCCTGGATCTTTAACGCTTTTAGGTGGAGAGCCCGGCATCGGAAAAAGTACACTTTTACTTCAAGTATCATTAAAGTTACCTTATAAAACATTATACGTTTCTGGAGAAGAAAGTCAGAAACAAATTAAAATGCGTGCAGAAAGAATTACGCCAAACAGCGACAACTGTTATATTCTTACTGAAACAAAAACTCAGAACATCTTTAAACAAATCGAAACTATTCAGCCTGAAGTAGTCATTATTGACTCCATTCAGACTTTGCATACCGATTATATCGAATCGACTGCAGGAAGTATTTCTCAAATTCGTGAAACCACTGCCGAATTAATCAAATTTGCTAAGGAAAGCAATATTCCCGTAATATTAATTGGGCACATTACCAAAGACGGAAACATCGCAGGACCAAAAATCCTAGAGCACATGGTCGATACCGTTTTGCAGTTTGAAGGGGACAGAAATCATATTTATAGAATTTTGCGTTCGCTTAAAAACCGTTTTGGTTCGACTTCAGAACTTGGTATTTACGAAATGCTCGGAAGCGGTTTACGAGAAGTTAGCAATCCTTCTGAAATCCTGATTTCACATAAAGACGAAGAACTTTCAGGAACGGCAATCGCAACTACTCTTGAAGGCATGCGTCCGTTGATGATCGAAATACAATCTTTGGTTAGCACGGCAGTTTATGGAACACCTCAAAGAAGCACAACAGGCTACAACGCCAAAAGACTAAATATGATTTTGGCTGTTTTAGAAAAAAGAGCTGGCTTCCGTTTAGGCGCAAAAGATGTTTTCCTGAATGTTACGGGAGGAATTTCTGTTGATGATCCTGCCATTGACTTAGCTGTTGTTGCCGCAATTTTATCGTCTAATGAAGATATTCCTGTTGGAAAAGGTTTCTGTTTTGCTGGCGAAGTCGGACTTTCTGGCGAAATTCGCCCTGTAAACCGTGTAGATCAGCGCATTCAAGAAGCTGAAAAATTAGGTTTCGATACTATCTTTGTTTCTAAATACAACAAAATTGCTTTAAAGAATACAGGAATTAAAATTGAACTTGTGGCAAAAATTGAAGATGTTGCAAGTATACTTTTTGGTTAA